The Vibrio sp. STUT-A11 region TCCCAGAAAGTAAAACTAACTTTTGATTCTCTGCGTCGGTCGCCCAGTTGAGAAACTCACCTTCAAACGCCTGACGGTTATAAGTCAATTTCGCACTTAGTTCAGGAATGGATGCTGGCTCCCAAAGCAATTTTAAACGAGCGTTGTAATTTTCTGATTCCTCGACATCTGGGCTATCATCAAGTTCCGTTGTCGTCTGACCATAGTTCATCCAACCATCACCTTTGGTACCGTCAAGTGCCAAACGGAATGCCAGTTCATCCTCGATCAAAGGACCAGAGGTCATAAGCGCAAGGTTACTTTTTACGTTGCCGTTTTCATAAGTTTCTAAGCCAGCACGAAGTTTTGTTTCCCAGTGGTAAGTAGGATCGTTGGTCTGAACGACTAGCGCGCCACCAATAGAGTTGGTGCCTTGATTGGTTGATTGAGGGCCGCGTAGAACTTCAACTTGCTTCACATCCCAAGATTTATTTGGTGTGTAGCCGTATCCTGCCCACGACTGAGCAACGCCATCAACAATGGTAGAGATTCGCGCACGAGAGCCACTGTAGAATGCATAACCTCCTGTAGCGACACCTGTGCCTTCTACGCCTCGAATACTGATAGAGCCGAATCCAGCAGTGACCACGTTAGGCGCTGACGTGGCAATATCGTTAATCGATGTCTTTTCACCGTTTTCTAATTGCTCCTCATCGATAACGGTCACTGCTGTGGTTATGTCCTTCAGGCTTTTGTCCATTCTTTCGCCAGTAACAACGATCGTTTCCATCTTATTTGGTTTCGCTGTTTCATTACATAATGCTGGAGCTGAAGCTACCCCTCCAACAATACCGATAGCTAATGCTATGCTTTGGCTTAAGTGGCTCACCCTTAATGTTTTACAACACTTCATCCTAAATCCTTAAAACTGAGTTACATCATGTTAGACTTCAAAAGAAGAAGGAATAGTAATTATTATCATTTGTATTATCAATAATTTTTTTCTAGTTTATTAGATAAATAAAATATGGTTTCAACTAGTATCGTTGAGAAAATGAGGCTAAGCCGATTTGCCGTATGGGATCACCATGGGCGTTTGTGAAACTGGATCATCTATAATCAGGCAATCTAAGTTGAAGACCTGTTTGATCGTTTGACTAGACACTATCTGTTTAGGTGCGCCTTGAGCCTCGATTTTGCCTTCACTCATTAAGATGATGTGGTCTGCATATCGAAATGCTTGATTTAACTCATGCAGTACTGCCACGATGGTGAAGTTTTTGCGACGGTTCAAATCTCGGCACAATTCGAGTAGATCAATCTGGTGAGCGATATCGAGGTAAGTGGTTGGCTCATCGAGAAACAGAATTGGGGTTTGCTGCGCTAACACCATTGCGATCCAAACTCTTTGCCTTTGACCACCAGATAACTCTTCAATTAGCCTTTCCGCCAAATGTTCCGTATCGGTAAGTTGCATCGCCTCTATAACGGCCTGCTCATCTTCTGGACTCCATTGCTGAAACAGCTTTTGATATGGATAGCGCCCTCGAGAAACAAGATCCTTTACTTGAATGCCATCTGGCGCGTGAACTCGTTGTGGAAGAAGACCAATCTGCTTAGCCAAGAGTTTAGGGTGCAGCGAATAAATATCCGAGCCATCGAGCTCTACGCGTCCTATATCCGGTTTTTGCAGTCGACACAGCATTCGTAGCAACGTGGATTTGCCACAGCCATTGGGTCCAATAATAACGGTAAATTTATTGTCTGGGACACTCACATCCAAAGATGAGAATATACGCGCGGACTCATAGCTCAGGCTCATATCTGAACCTGACAAGCGGCTATAAGCTTTCTGATCTTCGGGATTTACGCCCACATTTATGTTCTGTTTACTGTTCATAATCTTAACAAATTAAAAGCTCTTACTGCGCGTGAGCAACCAAAGCAAATACGCGCCACCAACAAGACTGGTTAATTGCCCTATTGGTAAATTGAATCCAAACGGTTTGGTTTGAGAAACCATATCGGCAACCAGAAGTAACCCTCCT contains the following coding sequences:
- a CDS encoding ABC transporter ATP-binding protein: MSLSYESARIFSSLDVSVPDNKFTVIIGPNGCGKSTLLRMLCRLQKPDIGRVELDGSDIYSLHPKLLAKQIGLLPQRVHAPDGIQVKDLVSRGRYPYQKLFQQWSPEDEQAVIEAMQLTDTEHLAERLIEELSGGQRQRVWIAMVLAQQTPILFLDEPTTYLDIAHQIDLLELCRDLNRRKNFTIVAVLHELNQAFRYADHIILMSEGKIEAQGAPKQIVSSQTIKQVFNLDCLIIDDPVSQTPMVIPYGKSA